One window from the genome of Serinibacter salmoneus encodes:
- a CDS encoding pyroglutamyl-peptidase I, protein MTRTVLVTGFEPFGGDATNSSWEVAREVARTWEGPGVLVPERLPVTFAGAPLALREAITRVRPAVVLCLGLAAGTDRVRLERVAINLADARIPDNDGAQPVDEPVDPAGPAARFTTLPVKATLARAAERGLPLTSSLSAGSYVCNAVMYHALGLLPGAPVGFAHVPELRAEEDVADFAACVREALATALELGTADSRLIGGAIA, encoded by the coding sequence ATGACACGAACCGTTCTGGTCACCGGGTTCGAGCCGTTCGGCGGCGATGCGACGAACTCCTCCTGGGAGGTGGCACGTGAGGTGGCCCGGACCTGGGAGGGTCCGGGCGTGCTGGTCCCGGAGCGGCTCCCGGTGACGTTCGCCGGCGCACCCCTCGCGCTGCGTGAGGCGATCACCCGGGTTCGCCCCGCCGTCGTGCTCTGCCTCGGTCTCGCGGCGGGCACCGACCGGGTGCGCCTGGAGCGGGTGGCGATCAACCTCGCCGATGCGCGCATCCCCGACAACGACGGCGCGCAGCCGGTGGACGAACCGGTCGATCCCGCGGGGCCTGCGGCCCGGTTCACCACGCTCCCCGTCAAGGCGACCCTGGCGCGGGCCGCGGAGCGGGGCCTGCCGCTGACCTCCTCGCTCAGCGCCGGGAGCTATGTGTGCAACGCCGTCATGTACCACGCCCTCGGCCTGCTGCCCGGCGCCCCGGTCGGGTTCGCGCATGTGCCCGAGCTGCGCGCCGAGGAGGACGTGGCGGACTTCGCCGCGTGCGTCCGGGAGGCGCTGGCCACCGCGCTGGAGCTCGGCACC
- the rpsA gene encoding 30S ribosomal protein S1 produces MTISTPAPTVPQVAINDIGTSEDFLAAVDATIKYFNDGDIVEGTIVKVDRDEVLLDIGYKTEGVILSRELSIKHDVDPEDVVSVGEVVEALVLQKEDKEGRLLLSKKRAQYERAWGTIEKVKEEDGVVTGTVIEVVKGGLILDIGLRGFLPASLVEMRRVRDLQPYVGREIEAKIIELDKNRNNVVLSRRAWLEQTQSEVRSTFLNTLAKGQVRPGVVSSIVNFGAFVDLGGVDGLVHVSELSWKHIDHPSEVVEVGQEVMVEVLDVELDRERVSLSLKATQEDPWQQFARTHAIGQVVPGKVTKLVPFGAFVRVEDGIEGLVHISELAVRHVEVPEQVAKVGEEVFVKVIDIDLERRRISLSLKQANEGVDPASDDFDPSLYGMAAEYDEQGNYKYPEGFDPETNEWLEGFDAEREAWEAQYAEAQARWEAHKAQVAAALAADSEPEGEAPEAAVESSSSSYTSTPAAGSGTLASDEALAALREKLTGN; encoded by the coding sequence ATGACCATCTCCACCCCCGCCCCGACGGTTCCCCAGGTCGCCATCAACGACATCGGAACGTCGGAGGACTTCCTCGCCGCCGTCGACGCCACCATCAAGTACTTCAACGACGGCGACATCGTCGAAGGCACCATCGTCAAGGTCGACCGTGACGAAGTGCTCCTCGACATCGGGTACAAGACGGAGGGGGTCATCCTCTCCCGCGAGCTCTCCATCAAGCACGATGTCGACCCCGAGGACGTCGTGTCCGTCGGTGAGGTCGTCGAGGCGCTCGTCCTCCAGAAGGAGGACAAGGAAGGCCGCCTCCTGCTCTCCAAGAAGCGCGCCCAGTACGAGCGCGCCTGGGGCACCATCGAGAAGGTCAAGGAGGAGGACGGCGTCGTCACCGGCACCGTCATCGAGGTCGTCAAGGGCGGCCTGATCCTGGACATCGGCCTGCGTGGCTTCCTCCCGGCGTCGCTGGTGGAGATGCGCCGCGTCCGCGATCTGCAGCCGTACGTCGGCCGCGAGATCGAGGCCAAGATCATCGAGCTGGACAAGAACCGCAACAACGTGGTGCTCTCCCGCCGCGCGTGGCTCGAGCAGACCCAGTCCGAGGTCCGCTCCACCTTCCTCAACACGCTCGCCAAGGGCCAGGTGCGCCCCGGTGTGGTCTCCTCGATCGTCAACTTCGGTGCGTTCGTGGACCTGGGTGGCGTGGACGGTCTGGTGCACGTCTCCGAGCTGTCCTGGAAGCACATCGACCACCCGAGCGAGGTCGTCGAGGTCGGCCAGGAGGTCATGGTCGAGGTGCTGGACGTCGAGCTGGACCGCGAGCGCGTCTCGCTGTCGCTCAAGGCGACCCAGGAGGACCCGTGGCAGCAGTTCGCCCGCACCCACGCCATCGGGCAGGTCGTGCCGGGTAAGGTCACCAAGCTCGTCCCGTTCGGTGCGTTCGTGCGCGTCGAGGACGGCATCGAGGGCCTCGTGCACATCTCCGAGCTGGCCGTGCGCCACGTCGAGGTGCCCGAGCAGGTCGCGAAGGTCGGCGAGGAGGTCTTCGTCAAGGTCATCGACATCGACCTGGAGCGTCGCCGCATCTCGCTGTCGCTGAAGCAGGCCAACGAGGGTGTGGACCCGGCCTCGGACGACTTCGACCCCAGCCTGTACGGCATGGCGGCCGAGTACGACGAGCAGGGCAACTACAAGTACCCCGAGGGCTTCGACCCGGAGACCAACGAGTGGCTCGAGGGCTTCGACGCCGAGCGCGAGGCCTGGGAGGCGCAGTACGCCGAGGCGCAGGCTCGCTGGGAGGCCCACAAGGCGCAGGTCGCCGCGGCACTGGCCGCGGACTCCGAGCCGGAGGGCGAGGCCCCCGAGGCCGCCGTGGAGAGCTCCTCCTCGAGCTACACCTCCACCCCGGCTGCCGGCAGCGGCACCCTGGCCTCCGATGAGGCCCTGGCCGCGCTCCGCGAGAAGCTCACCGGCAACTGA